The following coding sequences are from one Candidatus Hydrogenedentota bacterium window:
- the bamA gene encoding outer membrane protein assembly factor BamA produces MKKLALGFALTLIALALQSPAPAQEAGNVGAVRIDGLERVSEQLVRSKLEVQAGQEYNPRAVSRDIRRLYDLGFFTHIEADATRESGAITVTYAVTEKQVIEKVLVMGNRKIKERRILSALTMREGDPFIPEAIEEQRSAVLDLYEGKGFANATVDIVAERVGPSRVRLSYDIQEGTKAKIRSITFVGNEALSSRRLRKLMLTKRAFWFLGGKYEEEKLEHDLQKIIDNYGDFGRLEAEITRTDLLYTGNGRRMELTVYLQEGAEYRVDNLDVAGNIVYDDDELVDLVEVTAGEVHNKSQVERDAGVLEKNYQTSGYVAADVTPIVTLDRDTKTTRVTHRIAEGDLKYIREIKIIGNELTKDEVIRRQVALNPGDRYDGSLVELSERGLRRTEYFDTVRTSLDFADQDDLFTNLIFDVEEGKQGNFTFGGGFSTDEGVGGFAELRLNNFDATNWPNFTGGGQQLAVRLNVGSQRDQYSLSFTDPEILGYPFALGFDVFDDSYSIRGGASYREERRGGQIRLGKVLSNYVSYRGALLYQTTEITELPFFVNPAIRRQAGETTTVSLRNELERNTLNAFRDPSRGSKHVLSLELAGLGGDNEFYKLFLDSTWYRAVDKEEKWILSFRSREGYVAEYGGSDFVPLTDKFYAGGTTTVRGYDNRDIGPKAREFIIFGDRFPLGGNLLYIGNLEMKYKLTEQVRFYSFVDAGGVWDDDDFDFGEMRYSAGIGFGVEVPALGPIRVDYAIPLNADDDQGSGRLHLISGIRF; encoded by the coding sequence TTGAAGAAACTAGCGTTGGGCTTTGCCCTCACGCTGATCGCCCTGGCCCTCCAGTCCCCCGCACCGGCGCAGGAAGCCGGCAATGTGGGCGCCGTCCGTATAGACGGCCTGGAGCGCGTGAGCGAACAGCTGGTCCGTTCCAAGCTGGAGGTGCAAGCGGGTCAGGAGTACAACCCCCGCGCGGTCTCCCGCGACATTCGCCGCCTCTACGACCTGGGCTTCTTCACGCATATTGAAGCGGACGCGACCCGGGAGAGCGGCGCGATCACCGTGACCTACGCGGTTACCGAGAAGCAGGTAATTGAGAAGGTCCTGGTGATGGGCAACCGCAAGATCAAGGAGCGGCGCATTCTCTCCGCCCTGACGATGCGCGAGGGCGATCCCTTTATCCCCGAAGCGATCGAAGAGCAGCGCTCCGCGGTCCTGGATCTGTATGAGGGGAAAGGGTTTGCGAACGCGACGGTCGATATCGTGGCGGAGCGCGTGGGCCCTTCGCGGGTGCGGCTCAGCTACGACATCCAGGAGGGGACGAAGGCGAAGATCCGCAGCATCACGTTTGTGGGCAATGAGGCGCTGAGTTCGCGCAGGCTCCGCAAGCTGATGCTCACGAAGCGCGCCTTTTGGTTCCTGGGCGGGAAGTACGAGGAGGAGAAGCTGGAGCACGATCTGCAGAAAATCATCGACAATTATGGTGATTTCGGGCGTCTGGAGGCGGAGATTACCCGCACCGACCTGCTTTACACGGGCAACGGCCGGCGGATGGAGCTGACGGTGTATCTTCAGGAGGGCGCGGAATACCGCGTGGACAATCTCGATGTCGCGGGCAATATTGTTTATGACGACGACGAGCTTGTGGACCTGGTGGAGGTGACCGCGGGCGAAGTGCACAACAAGTCGCAGGTGGAGCGCGACGCCGGCGTGCTGGAGAAGAACTACCAGACGAGCGGGTACGTTGCGGCGGATGTTACGCCGATCGTCACGCTTGATCGGGACACGAAGACGACACGGGTGACGCACCGCATCGCGGAGGGCGACCTCAAGTATATTCGCGAGATCAAGATTATTGGCAACGAATTGACGAAGGACGAGGTCATCCGCCGTCAGGTGGCGTTGAATCCGGGGGATCGCTACGATGGTTCGCTCGTGGAGCTGAGCGAGCGCGGCTTGCGGCGCACGGAGTACTTCGACACCGTTCGCACGAGCCTGGATTTCGCCGATCAGGACGATCTCTTCACCAACCTGATTTTCGACGTGGAGGAGGGCAAGCAGGGCAACTTCACGTTTGGCGGCGGTTTCAGCACCGACGAAGGCGTGGGCGGTTTTGCGGAACTGCGCCTGAACAATTTTGACGCGACCAACTGGCCCAACTTCACGGGCGGCGGCCAGCAGCTTGCGGTCCGCCTGAACGTGGGCAGCCAGCGGGATCAGTACTCGCTGAGCTTCACGGATCCCGAGATACTGGGGTATCCGTTTGCGCTTGGCTTTGATGTTTTCGACGATTCCTACAGCATCCGCGGAGGCGCGAGCTACCGGGAAGAGCGGCGGGGCGGCCAGATCCGTCTGGGGAAGGTCCTTTCCAACTATGTCAGCTATCGCGGCGCCTTGCTGTACCAGACGACGGAGATAACGGAGCTGCCGTTTTTCGTGAACCCGGCGATCCGGCGGCAGGCGGGCGAGACGACGACGGTGAGCCTGCGCAACGAGCTCGAGCGCAACACGCTGAACGCGTTCCGGGATCCGTCTCGTGGCAGCAAGCACGTCCTGAGCCTGGAGCTGGCGGGCCTGGGCGGGGACAACGAGTTCTACAAGCTGTTTCTTGATTCGACGTGGTACCGGGCGGTGGACAAGGAGGAGAAGTGGATCCTCTCGTTCCGGTCGCGCGAGGGCTACGTGGCCGAATACGGCGGATCGGATTTCGTGCCGCTTACGGACAAATTCTATGCGGGCGGCACGACGACGGTGCGCGGGTATGACAACCGGGATATTGGCCCGAAAGCGCGGGAGTTCATAATCTTCGGTGACCGGTTCCCGCTCGGGGGCAACCTGCTGTACATTGGCAACCTGGAGATGAAGTACAAGCTCACGGAGCAGGTTCGTTTCTACAGCTTTGTCGACGCCGGCGGCGTCTGGGACGATGACGACTTCGACTTCGGCGAGATGCGCTACAGCGCGGGTATCGGGTTTGGCGTGGAAGTGCCCGCGCTGGGGCCGATCCGGGTGGACTACGCGATCCCGCTTAACGCGGACGACGATCAGGGCAGCGGACGCCTTCACCTGATTTCCGGAATTCGATTCTGA
- the lpxC gene encoding UDP-3-O-[3-hydroxymyristoyl] N-acetylglucosamine deacetylase produces the protein MSRQKTISKPVSFSGIGLHTGSLTTVTFKPAPENAGITFFRVDLDGSPPIPANIDNVVDVSRGTTIGIGDAKVHTVEHALAAMVGLGIDNLNIELDAEEIPNGDGSSLPVMAALQKAGIVEQNADKQYITVDRPVYYRQGDVTLSILPSDELRVSMTIAYDHVAIGTQYASYTITEDTFTREIAPARTFCFLREVKMLQEKGLIRGGSLESAVVIGDDTILNDELRFPDEFVRHKILDLIGDMYLLGRPVKGHVVGVKGGHEKNVLFSKQIKETISNGHDKREARPHPVSKITRPPALDVSKIMKILPHRYPFLLVDRILSFVPMERVTGIKNVTVNEPFFQGHWPETPVMPGVMIVEAMAQVSAVLIFGDGREPDGKLAFFLGVDKAKFRRTVVPGDQLIIECEMVRRRKNACKVAAKALVDGRVAAEAVMTFGLMPMEQQ, from the coding sequence ATGAGCAGACAGAAGACGATCAGCAAGCCAGTGTCCTTTTCGGGAATCGGGCTGCATACGGGTAGCCTTACCACGGTAACGTTCAAGCCCGCCCCGGAAAACGCCGGTATAACGTTTTTTCGCGTGGACCTGGACGGTAGCCCGCCGATTCCCGCCAACATCGACAATGTGGTGGACGTTTCGCGCGGCACGACGATCGGAATTGGCGACGCGAAGGTGCACACGGTGGAGCATGCGCTTGCGGCGATGGTGGGCCTGGGCATCGACAATCTGAACATCGAGCTGGACGCGGAGGAGATCCCGAACGGGGACGGCAGCTCGCTCCCGGTAATGGCGGCGCTGCAGAAGGCGGGGATTGTCGAGCAGAACGCGGACAAGCAATACATCACGGTGGACCGTCCGGTGTATTACCGGCAGGGGGATGTGACGCTGAGCATCCTGCCGTCGGACGAGCTCCGGGTCTCGATGACGATCGCCTACGATCACGTGGCGATCGGGACGCAGTACGCCTCGTACACGATTACGGAAGATACTTTTACGCGCGAGATCGCGCCGGCGCGCACGTTTTGCTTCCTTCGCGAAGTGAAGATGTTGCAGGAGAAGGGCCTGATCCGGGGCGGGAGCCTGGAGAGCGCGGTGGTCATCGGGGATGACACCATCCTGAATGACGAATTGCGTTTCCCCGACGAGTTCGTGCGCCACAAGATTCTCGATCTGATTGGCGACATGTACCTGCTGGGCCGCCCGGTGAAGGGCCACGTGGTGGGGGTCAAGGGGGGCCACGAGAAGAACGTGCTGTTCTCCAAGCAGATCAAGGAGACGATCTCGAACGGGCACGACAAGCGCGAGGCGCGCCCGCACCCGGTTTCGAAGATAACGCGCCCGCCGGCTCTGGACGTGAGCAAGATCATGAAGATCCTGCCGCACCGCTACCCCTTCCTGCTGGTGGATCGGATTCTTTCGTTTGTGCCGATGGAACGCGTGACGGGCATCAAGAACGTGACGGTAAACGAGCCGTTTTTCCAGGGTCACTGGCCCGAGACCCCGGTGATGCCGGGCGTCATGATTGTCGAAGCGATGGCGCAGGTGAGCGCGGTGTTGATTTTCGGCGATGGCCGGGAGCCGGACGGCAAGCTGGCGTTTTTCCTGGGGGTGGACAAGGCGAAATTCCGCCGGACGGTAGTGCCGGGCGACCAGCTCATCATCGAATGCGAGATGGTGCGGCGTCGGAAGAACGCGTGCAAGGTGGCGGCCAAGGCGCTGGTGGACGGGCGCGTGGCGGCGGAGGCCGTGATGACGTTCGGGCTGATGCCGATGGAGCAGCAGTAG
- a CDS encoding ATP-dependent Clp protease ATP-binding subunit, whose amino-acid sequence MWERFTERAKHVVSAAREEATRLGSEYVRTEHILLGLCREPEGIAARALENLGVDIEALAIEIEQQVQPGSAVVSNDEIAFTPRAKKVLELAVEEARRFNHSYIGTEHILLGLLKEGEGIAAKVLQDMKIDLGRIQAEVIRLLGDQGRSPGEQAQTGKKSQTPALDNFGRDLTQLAREDKLDPVIGREGEIERVIQVLSRRTKNNPVLIGEAGVGKTAIVEGLARAIIAGDVPDLLLKKRVLTLDLAGVVAGTKYRGQFEERLKSVMKEIRRADNIILFIDELHTIVGAGAAEGAVDAANMLKPALARGELQCIGATTMDEYRKYIEKDAALARRFQTIMVEAPSVAQTIEIIKGLRDKYEAHHRVKFSDEAVIAAAKLSNQYIADRFLPDKAVDVIDEAGSRARLQITTRPIELKEIEQEIETVTQEKESAIRRQEYEKAASLRDKERTLINKLEEKKREWELKRDSAETVINEEDIAYIVSKWTGVPLTKLEENESERLLRMREELHRSVIGQEEAIDSITRAIQRSRAGFRDHARPVGSFLCLGPTGVGKTLLAKTLAMFLFGNEDALITVDMSEYMERFAVSRLTGAPPGYVGYNEGGQLTEQVRRRPYSVVLFDEIEKAHPDVFNALLQVLEEGHMTDSTGRKVDFRNTVIIMTSNVGARRIGKGGGTLGFQRDDEESQYQKMKEKVIEEAKKVFNPEFMNRLDDTLVFHRLTDEQLIDIVDIHVKDMVERVAEKGVHLRLRRDAKEFLVRVGSNEEYGARPLRRAVQQYVEDPLAELLLRGNLEPGSRIEVWPSDTEEKLVFEQAELAAEGVAT is encoded by the coding sequence ATGTGGGAACGCTTTACCGAGCGGGCTAAGCACGTAGTCAGCGCCGCCCGCGAAGAGGCCACCCGCCTGGGCAGCGAATACGTCCGTACGGAGCACATCCTCCTGGGGTTGTGCCGCGAGCCCGAGGGCATCGCTGCGCGCGCGCTGGAAAACCTGGGGGTGGATATCGAGGCGCTTGCGATCGAGATCGAGCAGCAGGTGCAGCCCGGTTCGGCCGTGGTATCCAACGACGAGATCGCGTTTACGCCGCGCGCAAAGAAGGTGCTGGAGCTGGCGGTGGAGGAGGCGCGCCGCTTCAACCACAGCTATATCGGCACGGAGCACATCCTGCTGGGCCTGCTGAAGGAGGGCGAGGGCATCGCGGCGAAGGTCTTGCAGGACATGAAGATAGACCTGGGCCGCATTCAGGCGGAGGTGATCCGGCTGCTGGGCGACCAGGGCCGCTCCCCGGGCGAGCAGGCGCAGACGGGCAAGAAATCGCAGACGCCGGCGCTGGACAATTTCGGCCGGGACCTCACGCAGCTTGCGCGCGAGGACAAGCTGGACCCGGTAATCGGTCGCGAGGGCGAGATCGAGCGGGTGATCCAGGTGCTCAGCCGCCGCACGAAGAACAACCCGGTGCTTATTGGCGAGGCGGGCGTGGGCAAGACGGCGATCGTCGAGGGCCTGGCGCGGGCGATCATCGCGGGCGATGTGCCGGATCTTCTGTTGAAGAAGCGGGTGCTGACGCTGGATCTGGCGGGTGTGGTGGCGGGGACGAAGTACCGCGGACAGTTTGAAGAGCGCCTGAAGTCGGTGATGAAGGAAATTCGCCGCGCGGACAACATTATCCTCTTTATTGACGAGTTGCACACGATTGTGGGCGCTGGCGCGGCGGAGGGCGCGGTGGACGCGGCCAACATGCTCAAGCCGGCGCTGGCGCGCGGCGAACTGCAATGCATCGGCGCGACGACGATGGACGAGTATCGCAAGTACATCGAGAAGGACGCGGCGCTGGCGCGGCGCTTTCAGACGATTATGGTGGAGGCGCCGAGCGTGGCGCAGACGATCGAGATTATCAAGGGCCTTCGCGACAAGTACGAGGCGCACCACCGGGTGAAGTTCTCGGACGAGGCGGTGATCGCGGCGGCCAAGCTTTCGAACCAGTATATTGCGGATCGCTTCCTGCCGGACAAGGCGGTGGACGTGATTGACGAGGCGGGCAGCCGCGCGCGGCTGCAAATTACGACGCGCCCGATCGAATTGAAGGAGATCGAGCAGGAGATCGAGACGGTAACGCAGGAAAAGGAATCGGCGATCCGCCGCCAGGAATACGAAAAGGCGGCATCGCTGCGCGACAAAGAGCGGACGCTGATCAACAAGCTGGAGGAGAAGAAGCGGGAGTGGGAGCTGAAGCGGGATTCGGCGGAAACCGTTATCAACGAGGAAGATATCGCCTATATCGTGTCGAAATGGACGGGGGTGCCGCTCACGAAGCTGGAGGAGAACGAATCGGAGCGTCTGCTGCGCATGCGCGAGGAGCTTCACCGTTCGGTTATCGGCCAGGAGGAGGCTATCGACTCGATCACGCGGGCTATTCAGCGGTCGCGGGCCGGTTTCCGGGATCACGCGCGGCCGGTGGGTTCTTTCCTGTGCCTGGGCCCGACGGGGGTGGGCAAGACGCTGCTGGCGAAGACGCTGGCGATGTTCCTTTTCGGCAACGAGGACGCGCTGATCACGGTGGACATGTCGGAGTACATGGAGCGCTTTGCTGTATCGCGGCTGACCGGGGCCCCCCCGGGGTACGTGGGCTACAACGAAGGTGGCCAGCTGACGGAGCAGGTCCGGCGGCGCCCCTATTCGGTGGTGCTTTTCGACGAGATCGAGAAGGCGCACCCGGACGTGTTCAACGCGCTGCTCCAGGTGCTGGAGGAGGGCCACATGACGGACTCCACGGGCCGGAAGGTGGACTTTCGCAACACGGTCATCATCATGACGAGCAACGTGGGCGCGCGCCGGATCGGCAAGGGCGGGGGCACGCTGGGGTTCCAGCGCGACGACGAGGAGTCGCAGTACCAGAAGATGAAGGAGAAGGTGATCGAGGAGGCGAAAAAGGTGTTCAATCCGGAGTTTATGAACCGGCTTGACGACACCCTCGTGTTCCACCGGCTGACGGACGAGCAGCTGATCGATATTGTCGACATCCACGTGAAGGATATGGTGGAACGCGTTGCGGAAAAGGGTGTACACTTGCGGCTGCGCCGCGACGCCAAGGAATTCCTGGTGCGCGTGGGGAGCAACGAGGAGTATGGCGCGCGCCCCCTGCGCCGCGCGGTGCAGCAATACGTTGAGGACCCCCTGGCGGAACTGTTGCTTCGGGGGAATCTGGAACCTGGTTCACGAATCGAAGTCTGGCCGTCGGATACCGAGGAAAAGCTGGTGTTCGAGCAGGCGGAATTAGCCGCGGAAGGTGTAGCTACTTGA
- the lpxD gene encoding UDP-3-O-(3-hydroxymyristoyl)glucosamine N-acyltransferase produces MKMTVAEIAALVGGTVSGDPTVVITGVNGVEQARPGELCFIRSSRYLPLLNESSASAVLIQEAPAGLKIPAIVVASPDQCFAVILKHCESNSLRHPQGIHPRAVIHPSAILGRDVAAGPCAVIEENARLDDGVVVYAGAYIGRNVRIGAGTVVYPNVTIREETEIGRDCIVHAGATIGSDGFGYANVNGEWVKIPQVGRVVLGDGVEVGSGTAIDRATFGETRIGRGTKIDNLVQIGHNVHIGEHCALAGMVGVAGSATIEDAVQVGASAGVKGHITIGRGAIVAARGGVTRSVEPGAIVSGFPAIDHEEERRVLVAQRRVPELIRRVKSLERALDALKEQLQ; encoded by the coding sequence ATGAAAATGACCGTAGCTGAGATCGCCGCGCTGGTCGGCGGCACGGTATCGGGGGATCCAACCGTTGTCATCACGGGCGTAAACGGCGTGGAACAGGCGCGCCCGGGGGAATTGTGTTTCATCCGGAGCAGCCGCTATCTCCCGCTGTTGAATGAATCGTCGGCATCCGCCGTCTTGATCCAGGAAGCGCCGGCGGGCCTGAAAATTCCCGCGATCGTCGTGGCGTCGCCGGACCAGTGCTTCGCGGTGATCCTGAAGCACTGCGAATCGAACTCGCTCCGGCATCCGCAGGGCATCCACCCGCGGGCGGTGATACACCCGTCGGCGATTCTCGGCCGGGATGTCGCGGCGGGTCCCTGCGCGGTGATCGAAGAGAACGCGCGCCTCGACGACGGCGTGGTGGTGTATGCGGGCGCCTATATCGGGCGCAACGTCCGGATTGGGGCCGGGACCGTGGTCTACCCGAATGTTACAATACGGGAAGAGACGGAGATAGGCCGGGATTGCATCGTTCACGCGGGCGCGACGATCGGGAGCGACGGCTTCGGGTACGCGAACGTGAATGGCGAATGGGTCAAGATTCCACAGGTTGGCCGGGTGGTGCTAGGGGATGGCGTGGAGGTGGGATCGGGCACGGCGATAGATCGTGCGACGTTTGGCGAGACTCGGATTGGCCGAGGTACGAAAATTGACAACCTGGTCCAGATTGGACACAATGTTCACATAGGCGAACATTGCGCGCTCGCCGGCATGGTCGGCGTTGCGGGCAGCGCCACGATCGAGGATGCCGTCCAGGTTGGCGCCTCGGCGGGCGTGAAGGGCCACATCACGATTGGCCGCGGCGCCATTGTCGCCGCGCGCGGCGGCGTAACGCGGTCGGTGGAGCCGGGCGCGATCGTGTCGGGCTTTCCGGCCATCGATCACGAAGAGGAGCGCCGGGTGCTGGTGGCGCAACGGCGGGTCCCGGAATTGATCCGGCGGGTTAAGTCGCTGGAACGCGCGCTGGACGCATTGAAAGAGCAGCTTCAATGA
- a CDS encoding glycosyltransferase family 39 protein, with protein MAIPPKLPPVSPRDTVVALAAVALLWALTLLLVPPRGGFPLNDDWIYAQAVRDWIDTGHYTGHPFTSASLVGQACWGKAFSSLFGFSFETLRWSTLALWLAAALAVSRAALELRAAPFAAALAGGLVIANPIAMNLGYTFMTDVPFIAACALAGVFYLRALADPRPSLILAGSLFAAWGLLIRQFAVLLPLAFLLATTPLLYRIGRRESTKIILPALLPLFAAWGLLQYLAPRTEKLNHPWMPYVLGESAPEIAAGALKFCGVAMVYIGLFALPLVAAAAFAWLRARGSRARRLWGLTATLLLVAVTVAWSAPRRIPFLGNMLFDTGVGPLTLRGDVIGSVYWRPVSIGDAWWLPTILGIAAAAWMLAGWLGWLVLIPGDGRRPLRDPRRRRHAFLMLWAALMIGALYHPGLPVRFDRYFLGALVPVLLLLAAAAPRARDLRLYAVQLALAAALYTFSLISLQDYLAWNSARWHTLQRLMAGGVPPENIDGGYEFNGWYTSPHFIARDGDRAFYHAGPLGWWVLGDEWAIAGQPRAGYNVVETIPYHSWLAGNNAELFLLRRNSQGDAVDPVPE; from the coding sequence GTGGCGATTCCCCCGAAACTCCCCCCCGTCTCCCCCCGAGATACCGTGGTCGCGCTGGCCGCCGTGGCCCTGCTTTGGGCGCTTACCCTCCTCCTCGTGCCGCCCCGCGGCGGCTTTCCGCTCAACGACGACTGGATTTACGCACAGGCGGTGCGGGACTGGATCGATACGGGCCACTACACCGGACATCCCTTCACCAGCGCAAGCCTCGTAGGGCAGGCCTGCTGGGGCAAAGCATTCTCATCCCTCTTCGGCTTCAGCTTCGAAACCCTGCGCTGGTCCACCCTCGCGCTCTGGCTCGCGGCCGCCCTGGCGGTCAGCCGCGCCGCGCTCGAACTCCGCGCCGCCCCCTTCGCCGCCGCACTCGCCGGCGGCCTCGTCATCGCCAACCCGATCGCCATGAACCTCGGCTACACCTTCATGACCGACGTGCCCTTTATCGCGGCCTGCGCCCTCGCGGGCGTCTTCTACCTCCGCGCGCTCGCGGATCCCCGCCCGTCACTGATTCTCGCCGGCTCCCTCTTTGCCGCCTGGGGGCTGCTCATTCGCCAGTTCGCGGTACTCCTGCCCCTCGCCTTCCTCCTGGCGACAACGCCCCTGCTCTACCGGATCGGGCGGCGCGAAAGTACAAAAATCATTCTGCCCGCGCTATTACCGCTCTTCGCGGCCTGGGGGCTGCTCCAATACCTCGCCCCCCGGACCGAAAAGCTGAACCACCCCTGGATGCCCTATGTCCTGGGCGAAAGCGCCCCGGAAATCGCGGCGGGAGCCCTGAAATTCTGTGGCGTGGCCATGGTATACATCGGGCTATTCGCCCTTCCCCTCGTGGCTGCCGCCGCCTTCGCCTGGCTGCGCGCCCGCGGGAGCCGAGCGCGACGCCTATGGGGCCTGACAGCCACCCTGCTGCTCGTTGCCGTTACCGTGGCCTGGTCCGCACCACGCCGCATACCCTTCCTCGGCAACATGCTCTTCGATACCGGCGTCGGGCCGCTGACCTTGAGGGGAGACGTGATAGGCAGCGTGTACTGGCGCCCCGTTTCCATCGGCGACGCCTGGTGGCTTCCCACAATCCTTGGGATCGCCGCCGCCGCCTGGATGCTCGCGGGCTGGCTCGGCTGGCTCGTACTGATTCCCGGCGACGGGCGACGGCCCCTGCGCGACCCGAGGCGTCGCCGGCACGCCTTCCTCATGCTCTGGGCCGCCCTGATGATCGGCGCGCTCTACCATCCCGGGCTGCCCGTGCGCTTCGACCGCTATTTCCTCGGCGCGCTCGTTCCCGTACTCCTCCTGCTCGCCGCCGCTGCCCCCCGCGCGCGCGACCTCCGCCTATACGCCGTGCAACTCGCGCTGGCCGCCGCGCTGTACACTTTCAGTCTAATCTCCCTGCAGGACTATCTGGCGTGGAATTCCGCCCGGTGGCACACCCTCCAGCGCCTTATGGCCGGTGGCGTACCCCCGGAAAACATCGACGGCGGCTACGAGTTCAACGGCTGGTATACCAGCCCCCACTTCATCGCCCGGGACGGCGACCGGGCCTTCTACCACGCCGGGCCACTCGGCTGGTGGGTGCTCGGCGACGAATGGGCCATCGCCGGACAGCCCCGCGCCGGCTACAATGTGGTCGAAACAATTCCCTACCATTCCTGGCTCGCCGGAAACAACGCCGAACTCTTTCTACTCCGGCGCAATTCGCAAGGAGACGCTGTCGACCCGGTGCCCGAATAG
- a CDS encoding OmpH family outer membrane protein has translation MTSTLKHFMTLSICCALLAGLAAPGAFAQEGGNYKIGVVDMQEVLAKYEKRKSKYQDLQKQVDALQSGIDKMSDRIKAARDDYEKKKGQLSADQLLDLETKIRADYADYQSELTKSQQQIDSMEAKVLKEVVKDVQDAIEAVANTGNYHLVLNKEGGPRSAVLFASTTIDITSQVLQHLNK, from the coding sequence GTGACTTCTACGCTCAAACACTTCATGACCCTTTCCATTTGCTGCGCGCTTCTGGCTGGCCTTGCGGCCCCGGGCGCTTTCGCCCAGGAGGGCGGCAACTACAAGATTGGCGTTGTCGACATGCAGGAGGTCCTGGCCAAGTACGAAAAGCGCAAGAGCAAGTACCAGGATCTGCAGAAGCAAGTTGACGCGCTCCAGAGCGGCATCGACAAGATGTCGGACCGGATCAAGGCGGCGCGCGACGACTACGAGAAGAAAAAGGGGCAACTTTCCGCGGATCAGCTGCTCGACCTGGAGACAAAGATCCGGGCCGACTATGCGGACTACCAGAGCGAGCTGACGAAGAGCCAGCAGCAGATCGACAGCATGGAGGCGAAGGTCCTCAAGGAAGTCGTGAAGGACGTTCAGGACGCGATTGAGGCCGTCGCCAACACGGGGAATTATCATCTGGTGTTGAACAAGGAAGGCGGCCCGCGAAGCGCGGTATTGTTCGCCAGCACGACCATCGACATCACGTCGCAGGTCCTGCAGCACTTGAACAAGTAG
- a CDS encoding type II toxin-antitoxin system RelB/DinJ family antitoxin, which yields MSRSAVVRARMEPDLKENAEAILQRLGLNATQAITLFYRQVELRNGLPFDIAIPSETTKRTFDATDGGRDLVLCEDVEDLFGKLGI from the coding sequence ATGAGTAGAAGCGCCGTGGTTCGGGCTCGTATGGAGCCGGATCTGAAAGAAAACGCCGAGGCGATTCTTCAACGATTGGGCCTGAACGCCACGCAGGCGATCACGCTGTTCTACCGGCAAGTGGAATTGCGCAACGGATTGCCCTTTGACATCGCAATCCCCAGTGAGACGACGAAGCGTACGTTTGACGCGACGGATGGTGGGCGGGATTTGGTGCTATGTGAGGATGTCGAAGACCTATTCGGCAAGCTGGGTATCTGA
- a CDS encoding translation initiation factor: MSRKNNRIDTSPPDAPLGDTPFGALAGLKADLPREPDPPAAPRAEILPDTRHPFQVARTRKGGWPVSFEKRAAGKLVTRIANVSGDGNALLKSLRKHCATGGVWKDGVVELQGDHRDKVAAWFDAHLA; this comes from the coding sequence ATGAGCCGAAAAAACAACCGTATCGACACCTCCCCGCCCGACGCCCCCCTGGGGGACACCCCGTTCGGCGCGCTGGCCGGCCTCAAGGCCGATCTCCCGAGGGAGCCCGATCCGCCCGCCGCCCCGCGCGCCGAAATCCTCCCCGACACCCGCCACCCCTTCCAGGTCGCCCGCACCCGAAAAGGCGGCTGGCCCGTCTCCTTCGAGAAGCGCGCCGCCGGCAAGCTTGTCACCCGCATCGCCAACGTCAGCGGCGACGGAAACGCCCTCCTCAAATCCCTCCGGAAGCACTGCGCGACCGGCGGCGTCTGGAAGGATGGCGTCGTGGAATTGCAGGGGGACCATCGCGACAAGGTGGCGGCCTGGTTCGACGCCCACCTGGCCTGA